A single genomic interval of Actinomycetes bacterium harbors:
- a CDS encoding 4-(cytidine 5'-diphospho)-2-C-methyl-D-erythritol kinase — translation MTPDARVTVRVPAKINLQLSVGLVRPDGYHDLISVFQAVGLFDDVVATAADGDQPVVTVEGEGVDDVPTDGSNLAVRAALALAERTGVRPAVRLHLRKGIPVAGGMAGGSADAAGALVACDALWGTGLSRDELGELAAGLGADVPFALMGGTAVGAGTGTRLTAALARGRYHWVFALAEEGLSTPSVYAEFDRLEVGSIRPEPRVSDQLMEALRAGEPVRLGRALSNDLQLAALSLRPRLQLTLDVGEEYGALGALVSGSGPTCAFLATDEEHALDLAVALSSSGVCRTVRRADGPVSGARVLADDPT, via the coding sequence ATGACCCCGGACGCGCGCGTGACCGTTCGCGTCCCGGCCAAGATCAACCTCCAGCTGTCGGTGGGGCTGGTCCGCCCGGACGGCTACCACGACCTGATCAGCGTGTTCCAGGCGGTCGGGCTGTTCGACGACGTCGTCGCGACGGCTGCGGACGGAGACCAGCCGGTGGTCACCGTCGAGGGCGAGGGCGTCGACGACGTGCCGACCGACGGCAGCAACCTCGCGGTCCGGGCAGCGCTGGCGCTGGCCGAGCGGACCGGAGTCCGCCCCGCCGTGCGGCTGCACCTGCGCAAGGGGATCCCGGTGGCCGGCGGCATGGCCGGGGGCAGCGCGGACGCGGCCGGGGCGCTCGTCGCCTGCGACGCGCTGTGGGGCACCGGGCTGTCCCGGGACGAGCTGGGCGAGCTGGCCGCCGGTCTCGGCGCCGACGTCCCGTTCGCGCTCATGGGCGGGACGGCGGTCGGCGCGGGCACCGGCACCCGGCTGACCGCGGCACTGGCCCGAGGGCGCTACCACTGGGTCTTCGCCCTGGCCGAGGAGGGACTCTCGACGCCCAGCGTCTATGCCGAGTTCGATCGGCTCGAGGTGGGCTCGATCCGCCCGGAGCCCCGGGTGTCGGACCAGCTGATGGAGGCGCTACGGGCCGGCGAGCCGGTCCGGCTGGGCCGTGCCCTGTCCAACGACCTGCAGCTGGCCGCGCTGTCGCTGCGACCGCGGCTGCAGCTGACGCTGGACGTCGGCGAGGAGTACGGCGCCCTGGGGGCGCTCGTCTCCGGCTCGGGGCCGACCTGCGCCTTCCTGGCCACGGACGAGGAGCACGCGCTCGACCTGGCCGTCGCGCTGTCGTCGTCCGGGGTGTGCCGCACCGTGCGCCGCGCCGACGGCCCGGTGTCCGGCGCCCGGGTCCTGGCGGACGACCCGACGTGA